Proteins encoded by one window of Chryseobacterium sp. POL2:
- a CDS encoding class I SAM-dependent methyltransferase — MSKLKKLLKASQNIIKEPSLLNHVLNENLVREQDHGQKYPNLKTLPQLSFHELLGQNLDLEVDLFVLDGGSLPTDIALLKALSQNKKSYFEIGTWRGESVWNVAKHIDDCYTLNLSKQEMLDFRWNPRYAELHGILSKKNPSIKHLESNTKTFDFKALNKKFDLVFIDGDHSYEMVKHDTEKVFQNLLHDESVVVWHDYAFNPEKVRYEVFKAILDAVPSELHKHLYHVENTMCAIFVKGDFKTKVFESPKTPDNLFQISIKQNSF, encoded by the coding sequence ATGTCGAAACTGAAAAAGCTATTAAAAGCTTCTCAAAATATTATTAAAGAACCAAGTTTACTCAATCATGTTTTAAACGAAAACCTTGTGCGAGAACAAGATCATGGTCAAAAATATCCAAACCTAAAAACACTTCCACAATTGTCCTTTCATGAATTGTTGGGGCAAAATTTAGATTTGGAGGTTGATTTATTTGTCTTAGATGGTGGTTCTTTACCAACGGATATCGCCTTGCTAAAAGCTTTATCACAAAATAAAAAATCTTATTTCGAGATCGGAACTTGGCGTGGCGAAAGCGTTTGGAATGTTGCAAAACATATCGATGATTGCTATACTCTTAATTTATCAAAACAGGAAATGCTGGATTTCAGATGGAATCCTAGATATGCAGAATTGCACGGAATTTTGTCCAAGAAAAATCCTAGCATCAAACATCTTGAATCCAATACCAAAACTTTTGATTTTAAAGCTTTAAATAAAAAATTTGATCTGGTTTTTATCGATGGCGATCATTCTTATGAAATGGTAAAACACGATACAGAAAAGGTTTTTCAGAATTTGTTGCATGACGAATCTGTGGTGGTTTGGCACGACTATGCTTTCAATCCAGAGAAAGTTCGTTACGAAGTTTTCAAGGCTATTTTGGATGCTGTTCCTTCCGAGCTTCACAAGCATCTCTACCATGTCGAAAATACGATGTGCGCTATTTTTGTGAAAGGCGATTTCAAAACCAAAGTTTTCGAAAGTCCAAAAACGCCAGATAACTTGTTTCAGATTTCAATTAAGCAAAACTCATTTTAA
- a CDS encoding sodium-translocating pyrophosphatase has protein sequence MDLFYLVPLFGVVALLYTFIQSNWVSRQPTGNDRMKEISGYIADGAMAFLFAEYKVLTYFVIIVALLLGFMGFSNASSHWSIGLSFVIGAVLSALAGFIGMKIATKANVRTAEAAKTSLSKALKVSFTGGSVMGMGVAGLAVLGLGSLYLIIKQLIAPNASVDSQEMERAIEVLTGFSLGAESIALFARVGGGIYTKAADVGADLVGKVEAGIPEDDPRNPATIADNVGDNVGDVAGMGADLFGSYVATVLATMVLGRETISVDQFGGFAPILLPMLIAGLGIIFSIIGTFFVKVSDTVALSTAKVQNALNLGNWGSIVITAIACYFLVQYILPEKMLLRGFEFTRNGVYGAIIVGLVVGTLMSIITEYYTAMGKRPVKSIVRQSSTGHATNIIGGISVGMESTMLPIIVLAGGIYGSYLCAGLYGVAIAAAGMMATTAMQLAIDAFGPIADNAGGIAEMSELPSEVREKTDILDAVGNTTAATGKGFAIASAALTALALFAAFVGIAGIDGIDIYRADVLAGLFIGAMIPFIFSSLAITAVGKAAMAMVEEVRRQFREIPGILEGKAKPEYEKCVAISTDASIRKMMPPGAIAILSPLIIGFSFGPEVLGGFLAGATVSGVLLGMFQNNAGGAWDNAKKSFEKGVEVNGEIHYKGSDLHKASVTGDTVGDPFKDTSGPSMNILIKLMSIVSLVIAPSLATMYHDQIIEERLEKIEHLNAKIMLGSNHSTIAEESIIVGNLTPDGDFVYELGDLEKVKLNSGEEINLGNKSQLWNMYQGVKKKEESLLDDKRWFTIENLYFESGKSNLKSGSELQLNNLIAIMKDVPSIKVKLGGYTDNTGNPESNKTLSLERANAAKQKMLDAGIATDRVETEGYGSEFPICPTNDTAECKAKNRRIDVRVTTL, from the coding sequence ATGGATTTATTTTATTTGGTTCCTCTATTTGGAGTAGTCGCCTTATTGTATACTTTTATCCAAAGCAATTGGGTTAGTCGGCAACCTACAGGAAATGACAGAATGAAAGAAATTAGCGGCTATATCGCTGATGGCGCAATGGCATTTCTTTTTGCTGAATACAAAGTCTTAACTTATTTTGTTATCATCGTCGCATTATTACTTGGTTTCATGGGCTTTTCTAATGCCAGTTCGCATTGGTCAATCGGTTTGTCATTTGTTATCGGAGCCGTGTTGAGTGCTTTGGCAGGATTTATCGGAATGAAAATCGCTACCAAAGCCAATGTCAGAACAGCCGAAGCGGCAAAGACAAGTTTGTCAAAAGCTCTGAAGGTTTCGTTTACAGGAGGCTCTGTTATGGGAATGGGGGTAGCAGGTTTGGCAGTTTTAGGTTTGGGATCTTTGTATCTTATTATTAAACAACTTATTGCGCCTAATGCTTCCGTTGATTCTCAAGAGATGGAACGCGCGATTGAAGTGCTAACAGGTTTTTCTCTCGGTGCCGAATCTATAGCTTTGTTCGCGCGTGTTGGTGGAGGTATCTATACAAAAGCGGCGGATGTTGGAGCTGATCTTGTTGGAAAAGTGGAAGCAGGTATTCCCGAAGATGATCCGCGTAATCCAGCAACTATTGCGGATAATGTGGGTGATAATGTTGGTGACGTTGCTGGTATGGGTGCTGACCTTTTTGGTTCTTATGTTGCAACCGTTTTGGCGACAATGGTTTTGGGAAGAGAAACAATATCTGTTGATCAGTTCGGTGGTTTTGCACCAATTCTTTTACCAATGCTTATTGCTGGGCTAGGGATTATTTTTTCAATTATAGGCACTTTCTTTGTTAAAGTTAGTGATACTGTTGCACTAAGTACAGCAAAAGTGCAAAATGCGCTCAACTTAGGAAACTGGGGAAGTATTGTTATTACGGCGATTGCTTGTTATTTTTTAGTTCAATATATTTTACCAGAAAAAATGCTTCTTCGCGGATTTGAATTTACACGAAATGGCGTTTATGGTGCAATTATCGTTGGCTTAGTAGTCGGTACTTTGATGAGTATCATAACCGAATATTATACAGCGATGGGCAAGCGTCCTGTTAAAAGTATTGTAAGACAATCGAGTACTGGGCATGCAACCAATATTATTGGTGGTATCTCTGTTGGTATGGAATCTACGATGCTTCCAATTATTGTATTGGCAGGAGGAATTTATGGTTCTTATTTGTGTGCTGGTCTTTACGGTGTTGCGATTGCTGCAGCTGGGATGATGGCAACAACGGCGATGCAACTTGCGATTGATGCCTTTGGTCCCATTGCAGATAACGCAGGCGGAATTGCAGAAATGAGCGAACTTCCTAGTGAAGTTCGTGAGAAAACAGATATTTTGGATGCTGTTGGTAATACGACTGCAGCAACGGGCAAGGGATTTGCAATTGCTTCAGCAGCTTTAACGGCTTTGGCTTTGTTTGCTGCTTTTGTTGGTATTGCAGGAATCGATGGGATTGATATTTATCGAGCAGATGTTTTAGCAGGTTTGTTTATTGGTGCCATGATTCCGTTTATATTTTCATCTTTGGCCATCACGGCTGTGGGAAAAGCAGCAATGGCAATGGTAGAGGAAGTACGAAGACAATTTCGAGAGATTCCAGGTATTTTGGAAGGTAAAGCAAAACCAGAATATGAAAAATGTGTAGCCATTTCTACAGATGCTTCGATTCGTAAAATGATGCCGCCTGGCGCTATTGCTATTTTGTCGCCATTAATTATTGGTTTTAGCTTTGGTCCTGAAGTTTTAGGTGGTTTTCTAGCTGGCGCTACGGTGAGTGGCGTACTTTTGGGAATGTTCCAAAATAATGCTGGAGGCGCTTGGGATAATGCAAAAAAGTCCTTTGAAAAAGGTGTGGAAGTTAATGGAGAAATACATTATAAAGGTTCAGATTTGCATAAAGCTTCGGTGACGGGCGATACAGTTGGCGATCCTTTCAAAGACACATCTGGTCCATCTATGAATATTTTAATTAAACTCATGTCGATTGTTTCTCTTGTTATAGCACCTTCTTTGGCAACGATGTACCACGATCAAATTATTGAAGAACGTTTAGAAAAAATAGAACATCTTAATGCAAAAATAATGTTAGGATCTAATCATTCAACTATAGCGGAAGAGTCTATAATTGTTGGAAATCTTACTCCTGATGGTGATTTTGTTTATGAACTTGGTGATCTTGAAAAAGTAAAATTAAATTCGGGAGAAGAAATTAACTTAGGAAACAAAAGTCAACTTTGGAACATGTATCAAGGTGTAAAAAAGAAGGAGGAAAGTTTACTTGATGATAAGCGTTGGTTTACGATTGAAAATTTATATTTCGAATCTGGGAAAAGTAATTTAAAATCTGGTTCGGAACTTCAATTGAATAATCTAATTGCAATTATGAAAGATGTTCCAAGTATTAAAGTTAAACTTGGTGGTTACACAGATAACACAGGGAATCCAGAATCCAATAAAACATTGTCTTTGGAACGTGCGAACGCCGCAAAACAAAAAATGCTAGATGCAGGAATTGCAACAGATAGAGTAGAAACGGAAGGTTACGGCTCCGAATTTCCAATTTGTCCAACCAATGACACTGCAGAATGTAAAGCCAAGAATAGAAGAATTGATGTCCGAGTGACAACATTATAG
- a CDS encoding ATP-dependent helicase, with product MDYLKGLNESQYEAVTTLQGPLMVLAGAGSGKTRVLTMRIAHLITNNVDPFNILALTFTNKAAREMKERIAKVVGESDAKSLWMGTFHSVFARLLRSEAHYLGFPSNFTIYDTQDSLNVLKKVLKEMNIDSDVYKPKKVQGRISQYKNNLITVNAYFNNPELIEADERANMKAMGEIYRKYVDTCFRSGAMDFDDLLLRTNELLTRFPEVLAKYQDRFRYILVDEYQDTNHSQYLIVKALASKFENICVVGDDAQSIYSFRGANIYNILNFKKDYPDAHTVSLEQNYRSTQNIVNAANVVISKNLQQFKKNVFSENEEGEKIKIYRSLSDADEANFVAANIWEIRNREQRKFEDFAILYRTNSQTRAFEDALRKKNIPYRVYGGLSFYQRKEVKDFIAYLRLLVNENDAEALLRIINFPARGIGDTTQNKLIVFADQNNISLAEVLNNIGFYSPRLGLNNGVLNKLGEFWAMIKAFQVMLKQDNVYNVAMEVSKRSGLIKLLKDDQTPEGISRVENVQELLNSMQGFLEEQQQLEDGDPSLSNFLENIALSSDTQQNNDDEDMVSLMTIHLSKGLEFPVVHLVGLEENLFPSFMSSSSREELEEERRLFYVALTRAEKQAFFTYAVSRFQWGKITDAEPSRFLSEIDSEYLEFINPALERRTINHSGLNSSIFDDAPPVDGPFFKKKEAKKTISTAPQEKLVPKNLKPVASAKIINPSGQSSQDIEVGDRVRHDRFGIGEVMFLDGTDPQNIKAKVHFANEGEKNLILKFAKLTKI from the coding sequence ATGGATTATTTGAAAGGATTGAATGAGTCACAATACGAGGCAGTTACAACATTACAAGGGCCACTCATGGTTTTAGCGGGCGCAGGTTCTGGTAAAACAAGAGTTCTTACGATGCGTATCGCCCATTTGATAACTAATAATGTCGATCCGTTCAATATTTTAGCATTAACATTTACCAACAAAGCGGCACGCGAAATGAAAGAGCGTATCGCAAAAGTCGTTGGTGAAAGCGATGCAAAATCTCTTTGGATGGGAACTTTTCACTCGGTGTTTGCACGTTTGTTGAGAAGCGAAGCACATTATTTGGGTTTTCCTTCCAACTTTACAATTTACGACACGCAAGACAGCCTTAATGTTCTGAAAAAAGTTCTTAAAGAAATGAACATCGATTCTGATGTTTATAAACCAAAGAAAGTGCAAGGACGTATTTCTCAGTACAAAAATAATTTGATAACAGTTAATGCTTATTTTAATAATCCAGAACTAATCGAAGCTGACGAACGAGCGAACATGAAAGCTATGGGCGAAATCTACCGAAAATATGTAGACACTTGTTTCCGTTCTGGCGCCATGGATTTTGATGATTTGCTATTGAGAACTAACGAATTGTTGACGCGTTTTCCAGAAGTTTTAGCAAAATATCAAGATCGTTTTCGATACATTTTGGTGGATGAGTACCAAGATACCAACCATTCTCAATATTTGATTGTTAAAGCTTTGGCTTCAAAATTTGAAAATATTTGCGTTGTTGGTGACGATGCCCAATCGATTTACTCTTTTCGTGGCGCCAATATTTATAATATCCTTAATTTTAAAAAAGATTATCCGGACGCACACACTGTATCTTTGGAGCAGAATTACCGTTCGACACAAAATATTGTAAACGCGGCTAATGTTGTTATTTCTAAAAACTTACAACAGTTCAAAAAAAATGTATTCAGCGAAAATGAAGAAGGCGAAAAAATAAAAATCTACCGAAGTCTTTCGGATGCGGACGAAGCCAACTTTGTGGCAGCCAATATCTGGGAAATTAGAAATCGTGAGCAAAGAAAATTTGAGGATTTCGCAATTCTATATCGTACCAATTCCCAAACTAGAGCCTTTGAAGATGCGCTGAGAAAGAAAAATATCCCATACCGTGTGTATGGCGGTTTGTCGTTTTATCAAAGGAAAGAGGTTAAAGATTTTATTGCATATCTACGCCTTTTGGTTAACGAAAATGATGCAGAAGCACTTCTTAGAATTATAAATTTTCCAGCGAGAGGCATAGGTGATACGACACAAAATAAATTAATTGTTTTTGCGGATCAAAATAATATTTCATTAGCAGAAGTTCTTAATAATATTGGATTTTATTCCCCAAGATTAGGTTTAAATAATGGAGTTCTTAATAAATTAGGAGAGTTTTGGGCGATGATAAAAGCTTTCCAAGTGATGTTGAAACAAGATAACGTTTATAATGTCGCGATGGAGGTTTCCAAACGAAGCGGTCTTATCAAACTTCTTAAAGACGACCAAACGCCAGAAGGTATTTCTCGTGTGGAAAACGTTCAGGAATTACTAAACTCCATGCAAGGATTTTTAGAAGAACAACAACAATTGGAAGATGGAGATCCAAGCTTATCAAATTTCTTAGAAAATATCGCGCTTTCTTCGGATACACAACAGAATAATGACGACGAAGATATGGTGTCGCTGATGACGATTCACCTTTCCAAAGGTTTGGAATTTCCAGTCGTGCATTTGGTAGGTTTAGAAGAAAATCTTTTCCCGAGCTTTATGAGCAGTTCTTCTCGCGAAGAATTGGAAGAGGAGCGGCGTTTGTTTTACGTGGCTTTAACGAGAGCGGAGAAACAAGCTTTCTTTACCTACGCTGTGTCGCGTTTCCAATGGGGAAAAATTACAGATGCCGAGCCGTCGCGTTTTCTTAGCGAAATCGATTCAGAATATTTAGAATTTATTAATCCAGCTTTGGAACGTCGCACGATCAATCATTCTGGGCTCAATTCTTCCATATTCGATGATGCGCCGCCAGTAGATGGACCTTTCTTCAAAAAGAAAGAAGCAAAAAAAACAATAAGTACGGCACCACAAGAAAAATTGGTTCCTAAAAATCTTAAACCTGTGGCCAGTGCCAAAATTATAAATCCTTCGGGACAATCTTCGCAAGATATAGAAGTTGGAGACCGCGTACGACATGACCGTTTTGGAATTGGAGAAGTTATGTTTTTGGACGGGACAGATCCGCAAAATATCAAAGCCAAAGTCCATTTTGCTAACGAAGGAGAGAAAAATTTAATATTAAAATTCGCAAAACTAACGAAGATTTAA
- a CDS encoding ABC transporter ATP-binding protein, with protein sequence MIKAKNIHKSYGNLEVLRGVDIHIKPGEVVSIVGESGAGKSTLLQILGTLDTPTTPTKFGTLLELNGNSFLNIKDRELSKFRNQNIGFVFQFHQLLPEFTALENVLIPARIANANLKEATEKAFSIFEDLNIEGRMHHKPSQLSGGEAQRVAVARALINSPKIIYADEPTGNLDSKNADDLHQLFFDLRDKYKQTFVIVTHNTILAESTDRKLVMKDGLIV encoded by the coding sequence ATGATTAAAGCTAAAAATATTCATAAATCTTATGGAAATCTAGAAGTGCTTCGTGGTGTTGATATCCATATCAAACCAGGCGAAGTAGTCTCCATTGTTGGAGAATCTGGCGCTGGAAAATCTACACTTCTTCAGATCTTAGGAACATTGGACACGCCAACAACACCTACTAAATTTGGAACATTGTTGGAGCTAAATGGCAATTCGTTTTTGAATATAAAAGATAGAGAATTATCAAAATTTCGAAATCAAAATATAGGATTTGTATTTCAGTTTCACCAATTGCTTCCAGAATTTACAGCTTTAGAAAATGTGTTAATTCCTGCAAGAATAGCTAATGCAAATTTGAAAGAAGCTACGGAAAAAGCTTTTTCAATTTTTGAAGATCTCAATATCGAAGGACGTATGCACCACAAGCCAAGTCAACTGTCTGGTGGAGAAGCGCAGCGTGTTGCCGTGGCGCGAGCATTGATTAATTCGCCGAAAATCATCTATGCAGATGAGCCAACGGGGAATTTGGATTCCAAAAATGCAGACGACTTACACCAGTTATTTTTTGATTTGAGAGATAAGTACAAACAAACTTTTGTCATTGTAACGCACAATACAATTTTGGCAGAAAGTACCGATAGAAAATTGGTGATGAAGGATGGGTTGATTGTTTAA
- a CDS encoding glycosyltransferase, producing MKFLIIIPAHNEEACVLQCLESLAQQSFQDFRCVVVNDGSTDTTQKIVENFVEVHSNFTLKNLEKSTHQPGAKVVRTFEKGLSDEVLYDIDVICKYDADIIFPPDYLLRINQGFEANPKLGMLSGLVYIQDEKGDWIFENLSSKDHVRGPIKAYRKQCFRDMDGLRAVLGWDNIDVMLAQKEGWEVATIKDLWVKHLRPTAYKYKKQKAEKLGEYFYNIGLDIPLAMISSAKSAMKSKSFSEFFITMRAYFRQNSEHILTRDEMQYIQKLRWQMMFKKYLKS from the coding sequence TTGAAATTCTTAATCATTATTCCCGCGCACAACGAAGAAGCTTGTGTTTTACAATGTTTGGAGTCTTTGGCTCAGCAAAGTTTTCAAGATTTTCGTTGTGTTGTGGTTAATGATGGCTCTACCGATACTACCCAAAAAATAGTTGAAAACTTCGTTGAAGTCCATTCTAATTTTACGTTAAAAAATCTTGAAAAATCAACGCATCAACCTGGCGCAAAAGTCGTCAGAACTTTTGAAAAAGGCTTATCAGACGAAGTTCTTTATGATATAGATGTGATTTGTAAATACGACGCCGATATTATTTTTCCACCCGATTATCTTCTCCGAATTAACCAAGGTTTTGAAGCAAATCCTAAACTCGGGATGTTAAGTGGATTGGTCTATATTCAGGATGAAAAAGGAGATTGGATATTCGAGAATTTGTCATCCAAAGATCATGTGCGTGGTCCGATAAAAGCTTATCGCAAGCAATGTTTCCGTGATATGGACGGACTTCGTGCCGTTTTGGGATGGGACAATATCGATGTGATGTTGGCGCAAAAAGAAGGTTGGGAAGTTGCGACGATTAAAGATCTTTGGGTCAAACATTTGCGCCCCACAGCTTATAAATATAAAAAACAAAAAGCCGAAAAGTTGGGAGAATATTTTTATAATATTGGTCTGGATATTCCTTTGGCAATGATTTCTTCGGCAAAATCCGCGATGAAATCCAAAAGTTTCTCAGAGTTTTTTATTACGATGCGCGCTTATTTTAGACAAAATTCTGAACATATTTTGACGCGTGACGAAATGCAATATATTCAAAAATTACGTTGGCAAATGATGTTTAAGAAGTATTTAAAATCCTAA
- the radC gene encoding RadC family protein, whose product MSIKFLAEDDRPREKFLLKGRNALSDSELLAIIMGSGNREESAVELARRILESVSNNWHQLSLLSIQDLMKFKGIGEAKAISIATALEIGNRKALQEVPEKIQIGSSKDAYKVLKVFLSELRHEEFWVLFLNQSNKIVHKTCLSQGGIAQAVVDVRILFRMALDHFATGIIVAHNHPSGSLKPSAEDIRITKDIKEAGKLLKIELLDHLIVSQQSYFSFADENML is encoded by the coding sequence GTGAGTATAAAATTCTTGGCTGAAGATGACCGTCCACGCGAAAAATTTTTACTGAAAGGTAGAAATGCATTGTCGGATTCGGAGTTGCTTGCTATTATTATGGGAAGTGGCAACCGTGAGGAATCAGCAGTAGAATTGGCACGACGAATTTTAGAATCTGTTAGTAACAATTGGCATCAGCTAAGTCTTTTGAGCATTCAGGATTTAATGAAGTTCAAAGGGATAGGCGAAGCCAAAGCCATTTCTATTGCGACGGCTTTGGAAATCGGAAATCGAAAAGCTTTGCAAGAAGTTCCCGAGAAAATTCAGATTGGTTCTAGCAAAGATGCTTACAAAGTTTTAAAAGTTTTTTTGTCCGAACTTCGTCATGAGGAATTTTGGGTCTTATTTCTTAATCAGAGTAATAAAATTGTTCATAAAACCTGTTTGTCACAAGGCGGAATTGCCCAAGCCGTCGTGGATGTTAGGATTCTGTTTCGCATGGCATTGGACCATTTTGCCACAGGAATTATCGTGGCACACAACCATCCATCGGGAAGTTTAAAACCAAGTGCTGAGGATATTCGCATTACCAAAGACATCAAAGAAGCAGGTAAATTGCTTAAAATAGAATTATTAGATCATTTGATAGTTTCGCAACAAAGCTATTTTAGTTTTGCGGACGAAAATATGTTGTAA
- a CDS encoding inorganic pyrophosphatase produces the protein MIPNFKSHPWHGISAGPDAPNVVTVFVEIVPSDTIKYEVDKVTGFLKVDRPQKFSNIIPAVYGFVPRTYCDEEVKKLAIERGSTDVAEGDHDPLDILVLSSHNIHSGGLLMDAIPIGGFKMIDKGEADDKIISVLVDDQVYGHIRDISELPKAEVSRLQHYFLTYKNLPFEPANCRIDEIYGADHAKEVIVASQKDYAKNYGG, from the coding sequence ATGATTCCAAATTTTAAATCGCATCCATGGCACGGGATTTCTGCAGGACCGGATGCGCCAAATGTAGTAACGGTTTTTGTAGAAATCGTACCTTCTGATACAATCAAATACGAAGTAGATAAAGTAACAGGTTTTCTTAAAGTTGACCGTCCTCAAAAATTTTCCAACATTATTCCAGCGGTTTATGGTTTTGTACCAAGAACTTATTGCGACGAAGAAGTTAAAAAATTGGCAATCGAAAGAGGTTCTACCGATGTAGCAGAAGGCGACCACGATCCATTGGATATTTTGGTTCTTAGCTCGCACAATATTCACTCAGGTGGTCTTTTGATGGATGCTATCCCAATCGGAGGATTCAAAATGATTGACAAAGGTGAGGCGGACGACAAAATTATTTCGGTATTGGTTGATGATCAAGTCTATGGACATATTCGTGATATTTCTGAACTTCCAAAAGCTGAAGTTTCAAGACTACAACACTATTTTTTAACTTACAAAAACTTACCTTTCGAACCTGCAAATTGTAGAATCGATGAGATCTACGGAGCGGATCACGCGAAAGAAGTTATTGTAGCTTCTCAAAAAGATTATGCTAAAAACTACGGCGGGTAA
- a CDS encoding chorismate mutase — protein MNLNDLENNWITGFEKPMIIAGPCSAESESQMLETAKRLKESDADVSVFRAGIWKPRTKPNGFEGVGVIGLNWLKKVKQEYGFKTATEVANAHHVFAALEADVDVLWIGARSTVNPFTVQEIAQALRGTDKPVLVKNPVNPDLALWIGALERLLGQDVKNLGVIHRGFSTYQKTKYRNIPNWQIALDFKHQFPNIPMFIDPSHICGNRTGLASVTQEAFNVGYEGAIIESHCNPDEAWSDAAQQITPEVLAQMINDIQIRRSDISGYEDEMGKYRTLISDLDFQLIELLSQRMKISEKIGTLKKENNIAIFQPERWKIIAEYAAQKANESSMSQDFIEKIFKAIHEESIEVQNNIMINR, from the coding sequence ATGAACTTAAACGACTTAGAAAATAATTGGATAACAGGTTTTGAAAAACCAATGATTATTGCAGGGCCATGTTCTGCAGAAAGCGAAAGTCAAATGCTAGAAACAGCGAAAAGACTTAAAGAAAGCGATGCTGACGTTTCAGTTTTCCGTGCGGGAATTTGGAAACCTCGCACAAAACCGAATGGCTTTGAAGGTGTCGGCGTTATTGGACTGAACTGGTTGAAAAAGGTTAAGCAAGAATATGGTTTCAAAACCGCTACGGAAGTTGCTAATGCACACCATGTTTTTGCCGCGCTAGAAGCAGATGTTGATGTTTTGTGGATTGGTGCGCGCTCAACGGTTAATCCATTCACAGTTCAGGAAATCGCGCAAGCACTTCGTGGAACAGACAAACCTGTTTTGGTGAAAAACCCAGTTAATCCAGATTTGGCATTATGGATTGGTGCGCTAGAACGACTTTTGGGTCAAGATGTTAAAAATTTGGGTGTTATTCATCGGGGTTTTTCGACTTATCAAAAAACAAAATACCGCAACATTCCGAATTGGCAAATAGCTTTAGATTTTAAACATCAATTCCCAAATATCCCAATGTTTATCGACCCTTCGCATATTTGTGGAAATAGAACTGGGCTTGCCAGCGTAACGCAGGAAGCTTTTAATGTAGGTTACGAAGGTGCAATTATTGAAAGCCATTGTAATCCTGATGAAGCTTGGAGTGATGCTGCGCAACAGATTACGCCAGAAGTTCTAGCACAAATGATTAATGATATTCAGATTCGTAGGTCGGACATTTCTGGTTACGAAGACGAAATGGGGAAATACAGAACTCTAATCAGTGATTTGGATTTTCAACTCATTGAATTGTTGTCGCAACGTATGAAAATTTCTGAAAAAATCGGAACATTAAAAAAAGAGAATAATATCGCTATTTTCCAGCCAGAGCGGTGGAAGATTATTGCTGAATATGCTGCGCAAAAAGCCAATGAATCTAGTATGAGCCAGGATTTTATTGAAAAAATATTCAAAGCCATTCACGAAGAATCAATCGAGGTTCAAAACAATATAATGATCAACAGATAG
- the dnaX gene encoding DNA polymerase III subunit gamma/tau, translating to MENFVVSARKYRPQEFDTVVGQSHITDTLEHAIEENQLAQALLFCGPRGVGKTTCARILARKINEKSGANDDDGFALNIYELDAASNNSVDDIRDLTDQVRFAPQVGKYKVYIIDEVHMLSTAAFNAFLKTLEEPPAHAIFILATTEKHKIIPTILSRCQIYDFKRITIEDIQDHLRKIADKEGIAYEDDALYMVAQKADGALRDALSIFDRLSTFSQKNITLEKAAEVLNILDYDQYLNIVDFAKDNKIPEVLTAFDTIVKKGFDPHVFIAGLGSHFRDLMMSQNPQTLALIEVGEKTKQKFFDQSQKWSAQQLIDAIEICNFADINYKNSKNPRLTVEIALMQLSSLTAGLEAKKKSS from the coding sequence ATGGAAAATTTCGTTGTTTCTGCTAGAAAATACCGTCCACAAGAGTTTGACACAGTTGTTGGTCAATCGCATATCACAGATACGCTAGAGCACGCTATTGAAGAAAATCAATTGGCGCAAGCATTGTTGTTTTGTGGACCGCGTGGTGTTGGTAAAACGACCTGCGCTAGAATTCTGGCAAGAAAAATTAACGAAAAATCTGGCGCTAACGATGATGATGGCTTTGCACTTAATATTTATGAGTTAGATGCTGCTTCCAATAACTCGGTTGATGATATTCGAGATTTAACCGATCAAGTAAGGTTTGCACCACAAGTTGGGAAATATAAGGTTTACATCATCGATGAGGTTCACATGTTGTCAACTGCGGCTTTCAATGCTTTTCTTAAAACTTTGGAAGAACCGCCTGCTCATGCGATTTTCATTTTAGCAACAACAGAGAAACATAAGATTATCCCGACCATTTTGTCGCGTTGTCAGATTTATGATTTCAAAAGAATTACGATAGAGGATATCCAAGATCATCTTAGGAAAATTGCTGACAAAGAAGGCATTGCTTACGAAGATGATGCGCTGTATATGGTTGCCCAAAAAGCCGATGGCGCCTTGCGTGATGCCTTATCGATTTTTGATAGATTGTCAACTTTTTCTCAGAAAAATATCACTTTAGAGAAAGCTGCTGAAGTTCTTAATATTTTAGATTACGATCAATATCTTAATATCGTAGATTTTGCGAAAGACAATAAAATTCCAGAAGTATTAACCGCTTTTGATACCATTGTTAAAAAAGGTTTTGATCCACATGTTTTCATTGCTGGATTAGGAAGTCATTTTCGGGATTTGATGATGTCACAAAATCCTCAAACTTTAGCATTAATTGAAGTTGGAGAAAAGACGAAACAAAAATTCTTCGATCAAAGTCAAAAATGGTCAGCCCAACAGTTAATAGATGCAATTGAGATTTGTAATTTCGCAGATATCAATTACAAAAATTCCAAAAATCCACGTTTGACAGTTGAGATTGCATTGATGCAACTTTCTAGTCTTACAGCAGGATTAGAAGCTAAAAAAAAAAGTTCTTAA